DNA sequence from the Sulfurimonas sediminis genome:
ATTCTCCAATATTTTAAACTGCAGTATTATAAAGTTTTAAAAAATTTATCTCTATACTTTAATTGGCATTAAAGTTATCTATTTTTGTGATTTTTATTTTCTAATTTTGCTATAATAAGCATTATGAAGAAAACAACTTTAGAAAAAAAGATAAAAATTTCCAATTATATTATGTATTACATCTATACCAATATAGATACAGATATCAATATGGATGAACTTGCCCAAAACCTGAAAATCAACAAATTTTACATGCATAAGATTTTTAAAGAGATATTCAACCGAAATATATATGAAAGTATAAAATCCATACGCCTGCAAAAAGCTTCCAATCTGCTCTTAACCAACAAATACTCCACCATATCCGAAGTTGCAAACTCCTGTGGATATTCTTCGCAGACTTCTTTTATACGCGCTTTTAAAATCCGCTTTGCCATGACACCCAAAGAGTGGCGAAAAGGGGGCTACAAAAAGTATTCAAGCAAAATCCTCAAGCAGTCTCTCATAGCCACAAAATCAAAGGCACAGTTTCATACCATTACACCTGAAATTGTTAAGATGCCTGAACTTTCAGCATACTATATCAGACACAGAGGCTATAACGACAGCATAAAACAGACTTGGCAAAAACT
Encoded proteins:
- a CDS encoding AraC family transcriptional regulator, with the protein product MKKTTLEKKIKISNYIMYYIYTNIDTDINMDELAQNLKINKFYMHKIFKEIFNRNIYESIKSIRLQKASNLLLTNKYSTISEVANSCGYSSQTSFIRAFKIRFAMTPKEWRKGGYKKYSSKILKQSLIATKSKAQFHTITPEIVKMPELSAYYIRHRGYNDSIKQTWQKLQTWVFSNNLTNYKEIALLHDNPAITPLDECQYVACIVNEDPDISVNDRLPNFKISGGVYAKFDLQGESGDFLKFIHWVYHEWLPQNEYETTTKPPYVIYKKNKYLSKDNTFDITLYLSISY